A genomic region of Nocardioides plantarum contains the following coding sequences:
- a CDS encoding response regulator transcription factor, with the protein MSAGPIRLLLADDQALVRGALSALLGLEPDLEVVAEVGTGDEVVPAALRHRPDVAVLDVEMPGIDGITAAAALRVALPATRVLVVTTFGRPGYLRRALQAGASGFVVKDTPAAQLADAVRRVHAGLRVVDPALAADSLAAGESPLSPRETEVLRAARAGAPVAALARQLSLSEGTVRNHLSAAIGKTLAANRTEAVRIAEDHGWL; encoded by the coding sequence GTGAGCGCCGGCCCGATCCGGCTGCTGCTCGCCGACGACCAGGCGCTCGTGCGCGGTGCCCTGTCGGCCCTGCTCGGCCTCGAGCCCGACCTGGAGGTGGTCGCCGAGGTCGGCACGGGTGACGAGGTGGTCCCCGCCGCCCTCCGGCACCGGCCCGACGTGGCCGTGCTCGACGTGGAGATGCCCGGCATCGACGGCATCACCGCTGCGGCCGCCCTGCGGGTCGCCCTGCCGGCGACGCGGGTGCTCGTCGTGACCACGTTCGGGCGACCGGGCTACCTGCGGCGCGCGCTGCAGGCCGGCGCCTCGGGGTTCGTCGTCAAGGACACCCCCGCGGCGCAGCTGGCCGACGCCGTACGCCGGGTGCACGCCGGGCTGCGCGTGGTCGACCCCGCGCTCGCGGCCGACAGCCTGGCTGCGGGGGAGTCACCCCTGAGCCCCCGCGAGACCGAGGTGCTGCGCGCGGCCCGCGCCGGTGCGCCGGTGGCGGCGCTGGCGCGCCAGCTGAGCCTGTCGGAGGGGACGGTGCGCAACCACCTGTCCGCGGCCATCGGCAAGACCCTCGCCGCCAATCGGACCGAGGCCGTCCGCATCGCCGAGGACCACGGCTGGCTCTGA